In one window of Frigoriglobus tundricola DNA:
- a CDS encoding ATP-grasp domain-containing protein, whose amino-acid sequence MRVFVYEHLTAAGIGRDPDSPEHGMYREGHAMRDAVAADFARVPGVEVVTLDRFEGADPGHEIRRVAERCDWALVIAPETDGQMDRDCWAVRASGCRLLGSSPGAIRATTDKLALAERWRGHGVRTPATTEREPTVCEAFPVVWKPRDGAGSTDTFLIRDRFELARAQAARDPDRPMVLQEFIPGQPASVAFLCGAGDRHPLLPGYQLLSDDGRFKYRGGELPLPPAQAERVTQLARRALACVPELLGYVGVDLVLGDAEDGSRDFAIEINPRLTTSYIGLRALADFNIAEAMLRGAQGERPEAFRWKPGRVRFGPDGTVAAA is encoded by the coding sequence ATGCGCGTGTTCGTGTACGAGCACCTGACGGCCGCCGGGATCGGCCGCGATCCGGATTCACCCGAACACGGCATGTACCGCGAAGGTCACGCGATGCGCGACGCGGTGGCGGCCGACTTCGCTCGCGTGCCGGGTGTCGAGGTGGTGACCCTCGACCGGTTCGAGGGCGCCGATCCCGGGCACGAGATCCGCCGCGTGGCCGAGCGGTGCGACTGGGCGCTTGTTATCGCGCCCGAAACCGACGGGCAAATGGACCGCGACTGTTGGGCGGTCCGCGCGTCCGGGTGCCGGCTGCTCGGTTCCTCGCCCGGCGCGATCCGCGCCACGACCGACAAACTCGCACTCGCGGAACGCTGGCGCGGCCACGGGGTCCGCACGCCCGCAACCACCGAGCGCGAACCGACCGTCTGCGAAGCGTTCCCGGTCGTGTGGAAGCCGCGCGACGGGGCCGGCTCCACAGACACCTTCCTGATCCGCGACCGGTTCGAACTGGCGCGGGCGCAAGCGGCCCGCGACCCGGACCGGCCGATGGTCCTTCAGGAGTTCATACCCGGACAACCGGCGAGCGTCGCGTTCCTGTGTGGAGCGGGCGATCGGCACCCGCTGCTGCCCGGGTATCAGTTATTGAGCGACGACGGGCGGTTCAAATATCGGGGCGGGGAGCTGCCGCTACCACCGGCACAGGCGGAACGCGTTACCCAACTTGCCCGCCGCGCGCTTGCGTGCGTGCCCGAGTTGCTCGGCTACGTCGGCGTCGATCTCGTACTGGGCGACGCGGAAGATGGCTCCCGCGACTTCGCCATCGAAATCAACCCGCGGCTGACCACCTCGTACATCGGCCTGCGGGCGCTGGCCGATTTCAACATCGCGGAGGCGATGCTGCGCGGGGCACAAGG
- a CDS encoding HAAS signaling domain-containing protein, whose product MDRRQWLERVANELAGRGVPAGVRARLMEELRDHLDDLMEGGVNVATESDVSRLMGTPEGLADASVGVTRPATWVRRHPLVVFGLAPVPVAILGVAVYLLAAWAVGSAVAAGYDCEISEIPRGVLIPTATAFAYSIGFVPFLPLVAAFGWLGVRCRAGAWWLAAAVAQVALLAGAATTELHESDLPGASQLVVGLGLPLTGWRQVVQLLITVLIGGAYLRAISRTDRVPGAPAPQPGA is encoded by the coding sequence ATGGATCGCCGGCAGTGGCTTGAGCGGGTGGCAAACGAACTGGCCGGACGGGGTGTTCCGGCCGGGGTCCGGGCGCGACTCATGGAGGAGTTGCGGGACCATCTCGACGACCTCATGGAAGGGGGCGTGAACGTGGCTACGGAATCTGACGTGTCGCGGCTGATGGGAACTCCGGAAGGGCTGGCGGACGCTTCGGTCGGCGTCACTCGACCGGCGACGTGGGTTCGGCGTCACCCGCTGGTCGTGTTCGGTCTGGCGCCGGTCCCGGTCGCGATCCTCGGGGTCGCGGTGTACCTGCTCGCGGCCTGGGCCGTGGGGTCCGCCGTCGCCGCGGGATACGACTGCGAGATCTCCGAGATCCCGAGAGGGGTGCTGATCCCCACGGCAACGGCGTTCGCGTACAGCATCGGGTTCGTGCCGTTCCTGCCGCTCGTGGCCGCGTTCGGGTGGCTCGGGGTTCGGTGCCGGGCGGGGGCGTGGTGGCTGGCGGCAGCCGTGGCTCAAGTGGCTCTGCTGGCGGGGGCCGCGACGACGGAACTGCACGAGAGCGATCTGCCGGGGGCGTCGCAACTGGTCGTCGGGCTCGGCCTGCCCCTCACGGGCTGGCGCCAGGTGGTGCAACTGCTGATCACCGTTCTGATCGGCGGCGCGTATCTCCGCGCCATCAGCCGGACGGATCGAGTGCCCGGCGCGCCCGCTCCTCAGCCCGGGGCGTGA
- a CDS encoding PadR family transcriptional regulator, whose amino-acid sequence MTTRKDNDFLNGVPELLILRLLGRRPMYGYELVQSIRLDTAEVLAFGEGCVYPVLHRLEQAGHLSARRELVGGRSRVVYRLTPAGQARAEAAVTQWGRVADAVARVLRGGRDGSPAVA is encoded by the coding sequence ATGACGACCCGCAAAGACAACGACTTTCTGAACGGCGTGCCCGAACTCCTGATCCTGCGCCTGCTCGGGCGCCGGCCGATGTACGGGTACGAGTTGGTGCAGTCCATCCGGCTCGACACCGCCGAGGTGCTCGCGTTCGGCGAGGGCTGCGTGTACCCGGTCCTCCACCGCCTCGAACAAGCCGGGCACCTGTCGGCCCGGCGGGAGCTCGTGGGCGGGCGCAGCCGCGTCGTCTACCGACTGACGCCGGCCGGACAAGCGCGGGCCGAGGCCGCCGTCACCCAGTGGGGGCGCGTGGCGGACGCCGTCGCGCGCGTACTGAGAGGGGGGCGCGATGGATCGCCGGCAGTGGCTTGA